A genomic window from Cytobacillus suaedae includes:
- a CDS encoding SCO family protein, with the protein MIKNRQTTIASIVVILFGCVLFFIGTDGFSAFTEETARVNKLIEDKPKFPDVMLEDSNERTYNISEFEDKYVFITFFYTACMTVCPQLEMNMSQVYELLPPEYIGEDIVFLSISFDPERDVPATLDKYKDYFGSDGETWRMARVPDQAELDSLLKAFGVTVIPDGYGNFAHNSAFYLVDRNGHLQEVMDYTLVEEAATKIKNLIAAEKGE; encoded by the coding sequence ATGATCAAAAATCGGCAAACAACCATCGCTAGTATCGTTGTTATTCTTTTCGGTTGTGTATTGTTCTTTATCGGAACGGATGGGTTCAGTGCGTTTACCGAGGAAACAGCGAGAGTGAATAAACTAATCGAAGATAAGCCCAAATTCCCTGATGTCATGTTAGAGGACAGTAATGAAAGAACCTACAATATTTCTGAGTTTGAAGACAAATACGTGTTTATTACGTTTTTTTATACAGCATGTATGACGGTTTGCCCACAGTTAGAAATGAACATGTCTCAGGTGTATGAGTTGTTACCTCCAGAATATATAGGGGAAGACATCGTATTTTTAAGTATTAGCTTTGACCCTGAGAGAGATGTTCCTGCCACACTTGATAAGTATAAGGATTACTTCGGAAGTGATGGTGAAACCTGGAGAATGGCAAGAGTTCCAGACCAAGCAGAATTGGATTCTCTGCTAAAAGCATTCGGTGTGACTGTCATTCCAGACGGATATGGTAACTTTGCTCACAACTCTGCATTTTACTTAGTGGATCGAAATGGACACCTACAAGAAGTGATGGATTACACATTAGTTGAAGAAGCTGCAACTAAAATTAAGAATCTTATCGCAGCTGAAAAAGGGGAGTAA
- the qoxD gene encoding cytochrome aa3 quinol oxidase subunit IV, translating to MATKTMKGFPIAHVVGFLASLILTVIAAAVALKTNLSFNVVMWIIGSLAIIQAGLQLFMFMHVNEGEDKKAQIINIVYGIFIALVIVLGTIWVMTSGHAAH from the coding sequence ATGGCTACTAAAACTATGAAAGGCTTTCCGATAGCTCATGTCGTTGGATTTTTGGCATCGCTAATCTTAACAGTCATAGCGGCTGCTGTTGCGTTAAAAACAAACCTATCGTTTAATGTGGTCATGTGGATTATCGGTTCACTTGCGATTATCCAGGCAGGTCTTCAGTTATTCATGTTCATGCACGTGAACGAGGGTGAAGATAAGAAAGCACAAATTATTAATATCGTATATGGCATTTTCATTGCTCTAGTTATCGTGCTAGGTACGATTTGGGTTATGACTTCAGGTCATGCAGCACATTAA
- a CDS encoding DUF2254 domain-containing protein, whose product MKKILVKIKNSLWFIPSIYSLLGLIIAISVIYIDQNYVNQHPHIFPDLLLTSVELATTISTVLSTALITMTTFTFSISMVVLTTYTSQFSPRVLPNFITDKKTATVLGVFMGGFIYSIFSLLFMRKSLDNQLVISAFVGVIIAIICLLFFIYFINYVGKSIQVDLLIEKLTKEVEEVGEKFKKLSKANLLEIVTQKSSDYEKKYSRCFEIKANTTGYVQKMDMEVFVKIAEEYDVFISINERIGEFLTPNTLLLTIYSNQNQLDHELKERVLSAITLDSVRSSTQDLSYALQKIIEIALRATSPAINDPYTAKHCIRNIGKAMANILWITEGNIIYKDKKSVPRIFIPILDLKELLYLTFTELKLDGKDNSSTLHSVIDSLIIMAKEDGSIRNKQVIWEYVHYILNNNLDSLHSFEREYIDKKLTILHRYTH is encoded by the coding sequence ATGAAAAAAATACTCGTAAAAATAAAGAACAGTCTGTGGTTTATCCCGAGCATCTATAGCCTATTAGGGCTTATCATTGCGATATCCGTCATCTATATCGATCAAAATTACGTCAACCAACATCCGCATATTTTTCCTGACCTTCTTTTAACAAGTGTTGAATTAGCTACAACCATATCAACTGTTCTATCGACAGCACTTATTACAATGACTACATTTACTTTTTCCATCAGTATGGTTGTTCTTACGACCTATACTTCTCAATTTTCACCTAGAGTGCTTCCAAATTTTATTACGGACAAGAAAACAGCAACCGTATTAGGTGTGTTTATGGGTGGATTTATCTATTCAATCTTCAGTCTCCTATTTATGAGAAAGTCTTTAGATAATCAGCTAGTTATATCGGCCTTTGTGGGTGTGATTATTGCTATTATCTGTTTGCTGTTTTTTATTTATTTTATAAACTACGTTGGTAAATCAATTCAGGTGGATCTCTTGATTGAAAAATTAACAAAGGAAGTTGAGGAAGTAGGGGAGAAGTTTAAAAAACTTTCGAAAGCTAATCTATTGGAGATCGTTACTCAAAAATCAAGTGACTATGAAAAGAAATATTCCAGGTGTTTTGAGATAAAAGCAAACACAACAGGATATGTACAAAAAATGGACATGGAAGTATTCGTGAAAATAGCTGAGGAGTATGATGTTTTTATTTCTATAAATGAACGAATTGGAGAGTTTTTAACACCCAATACATTGCTTTTAACCATCTATTCGAATCAAAATCAGCTAGATCATGAACTCAAGGAACGAGTCCTCAGTGCAATAACGTTAGATAGTGTAAGAAGTTCTACCCAAGATTTATCGTATGCCTTACAAAAGATTATTGAAATAGCATTACGAGCAACCTCACCAGCAATTAATGATCCTTATACTGCAAAACATTGCATCAGAAATATAGGGAAGGCTATGGCCAATATTCTATGGATTACTGAGGGTAATATAATTTATAAAGATAAAAAGTCGGTGCCGAGAATCTTTATACCCATCTTGGACTTAAAGGAGTTACTATATCTAACCTTTACGGAACTTAAGCTGGATGGAAAAGATAATAGTAGTACTCTTCATAGTGTCATCGATTCCCTAATAATAATGGCCAAAGAAGATGGATCGATTAGAAATAAACAGGTGATATGGGAGTATGTTCACTATATTTTAAATAACAATTTGGACTCACTACATAGCTTTGAGAGGGAATACATAGATAAAAAGCTGACTATTTTACATAGGTATACCCACTGA
- the qoxA gene encoding cytochrome aa3 quinol oxidase subunit II — MKQKVLGLLALILLFLTGCETNLVVLEPQGPVARSIAELINWSIFWMLIVVVVVFAMFAFIVWKYRERPENMDYEPPEEHGSTVLEIVWTVIPILILVALTIPTVKTLYALEEVPQGYEEKEPITIHVTSADWKWIFSYPEEGIQTVNYVNIPEDTPIDFRLTSAGTMQSFWVPALGGQKYAMAKMETQMYLLADNPGSYFGKNTNFNGRGYAGMEFEVLAQTHAEFEQWVKDVKNTAPKLTESEYEELLKPTHLGRLTFSNTHLEWVNHADIDSKSYTNPELYRYTGYPGRIFDEEDNYKNKDEDKESSEKEDVKDKDTDGGDHHGH, encoded by the coding sequence ATGAAACAAAAAGTATTAGGACTACTAGCCCTGATCTTACTTTTTTTGACTGGCTGTGAAACGAACCTTGTTGTTCTTGAGCCTCAGGGTCCTGTAGCGAGAAGTATTGCAGAGTTAATTAACTGGTCAATCTTCTGGATGCTAATTGTTGTTGTTGTTGTATTCGCGATGTTTGCTTTTATTGTTTGGAAATATAGAGAAAGACCAGAAAACATGGATTATGAGCCACCTGAGGAGCACGGCAGTACCGTGTTAGAAATTGTCTGGACAGTTATTCCAATTCTTATCTTAGTTGCTTTAACGATTCCGACAGTTAAAACACTTTACGCGCTAGAAGAAGTTCCACAAGGTTATGAAGAAAAAGAGCCTATTACCATTCATGTTACATCAGCAGACTGGAAGTGGATTTTCAGCTATCCAGAAGAAGGGATTCAAACAGTTAACTATGTAAATATTCCAGAGGACACGCCTATTGATTTTCGTTTAACTTCTGCTGGTACAATGCAATCATTCTGGGTACCTGCATTAGGTGGACAGAAATATGCGATGGCAAAAATGGAAACACAAATGTACCTTTTAGCTGATAACCCGGGTTCTTACTTCGGTAAAAATACAAACTTCAATGGCCGTGGGTATGCTGGGATGGAATTTGAAGTTCTTGCCCAAACACATGCGGAATTTGAGCAATGGGTCAAGGATGTTAAAAATACAGCACCAAAACTTACGGAGTCAGAATACGAAGAGTTGCTTAAACCTACACATTTAGGTCGATTAACATTCTCTAATACTCACTTAGAGTGGGTTAACCATGCTGATATTGATTCTAAATCTTATACAAACCCAGAGTTATATAGATATACAGGGTATCCTGGTAGAATTTTCGACGAAGAAGATAACTACAAAAACAAAGATGAAGACAAAGAATCATCTGAAAAAGAAGATGTAAAAGATAAAGACACCGACGGAGGTGACCACCATGGACATTAG
- the glsA gene encoding glutaminase A encodes MPCRTSEELFELVEEAKKYTVEGKVADYIPALGRANPDDLSIAIHYPDGRCISAGDIDKKFTLQSISKVISLALVLIESGPEYVFERVGMEPTGDPFNSIVKLETMGVAKPLNPMINAGALVVTHMIKGKSAQDRFEKLIQFIRDLAGDQDISYCKEVAQSEYETADLNRALCYFLKQHNILEEDVEGLISLYTKQCAIEMNCLDLARIGEVFAMDGVDPLTGKQIMPKDVARICKTFMVTCGMYNASGEFAIKIGIPAKSGVSGGIMGSVPGKFGVGIFGPALDEKGNSIAGIKLLEILSKNYNLSMF; translated from the coding sequence ATGCCGTGTAGAACGAGTGAGGAGTTATTTGAGTTAGTAGAAGAGGCGAAGAAGTATACAGTCGAGGGAAAGGTAGCAGATTATATTCCTGCACTGGGAAGAGCGAATCCAGATGATTTATCCATTGCGATTCATTATCCAGATGGACGTTGTATATCTGCAGGTGATATTGATAAGAAGTTTACACTTCAAAGTATATCAAAGGTAATCAGTCTTGCCCTTGTATTAATTGAAAGCGGACCTGAGTATGTGTTTGAGCGAGTGGGAATGGAGCCAACTGGTGACCCTTTCAATTCTATTGTGAAACTAGAAACGATGGGAGTAGCAAAACCACTAAACCCAATGATCAATGCAGGTGCTTTAGTTGTAACACATATGATTAAAGGAAAATCCGCCCAGGATAGATTTGAAAAACTAATTCAATTTATCCGTGATTTAGCAGGGGATCAAGATATTAGCTACTGTAAAGAGGTAGCACAATCAGAGTATGAGACAGCTGATTTAAACAGAGCACTTTGCTATTTTTTAAAGCAACATAATATTCTTGAAGAAGATGTAGAGGGTTTAATCAGTTTATATACAAAACAGTGTGCGATTGAAATGAACTGTTTGGATTTGGCAAGAATCGGTGAGGTATTTGCGATGGATGGGGTTGATCCTCTTACAGGAAAACAGATTATGCCTAAGGATGTTGCACGTATTTGTAAAACCTTCATGGTGACTTGTGGAATGTATAATGCCTCTGGGGAATTTGCGATTAAAATCGGAATACCTGCCAAGAGTGGGGTATCAGGTGGCATTATGGGGTCTGTTCCTGGAAAGTTTGGAGTTGGAATATTCGGACCAGCCCTAGATGAAAAAGGGAATAGTATAGCAGGGATCAAACTGTTGGAAATTCTATCAAAAAACTATAATCTAAGTATGTTTTAA
- a CDS encoding DUF4397 domain-containing protein: MHHFQYPDQLVQKSLKYELLANYYKYIDPSRHIYYYQKHFQCVQRLMSMGYRSDMQQLMNMMESTPRQANVRVLHASPNAPAVDVYANGQQILKNVSYKQVSDYLTIPSGEYVIDIVPTGKPAQRVLRQRVMIQPGATLTVAAAGLVENLQLIPVADKSSTSPGKASVRFWHLSPDAPAVDIAVEDGPVLFRNVTFGNAANYIEIDPAQVNLEVRLAGTDSVVVTIPNVNIQPNKAYTAVAVGLAEGTPSLEATFLMP, encoded by the coding sequence ATGCATCATTTTCAATATCCTGACCAACTTGTCCAAAAGTCTCTTAAATACGAACTGTTAGCCAACTATTACAAGTATATAGACCCATCAAGACATATTTATTATTATCAAAAACATTTTCAATGTGTTCAGCGCTTAATGTCAATGGGTTATAGATCTGACATGCAGCAGTTAATGAACATGATGGAATCTACACCTCGTCAGGCTAACGTCCGTGTATTACATGCTTCACCAAATGCACCTGCTGTAGACGTATATGCAAATGGGCAGCAAATATTAAAGAACGTATCTTACAAGCAAGTGAGTGATTATCTCACAATCCCTTCTGGTGAATACGTAATCGATATCGTCCCAACAGGAAAGCCTGCTCAGCGTGTCTTACGTCAGAGAGTTATGATTCAACCTGGTGCGACACTTACTGTTGCAGCAGCTGGATTAGTAGAAAATCTTCAACTTATTCCTGTTGCTGATAAATCCAGTACTTCACCTGGTAAGGCTAGTGTAAGATTCTGGCACTTATCTCCTGATGCTCCAGCCGTTGATATTGCAGTTGAAGATGGCCCAGTTTTATTTAGAAATGTCACATTTGGAAATGCTGCGAATTATATCGAGATTGACCCGGCACAGGTTAACCTTGAAGTACGGTTGGCAGGTACCGACAGCGTAGTAGTAACAATACCTAACGTGAACATACAACCAAATAAGGCGTATACAGCAGTCGCTGTAGGGTTAGCTGAAGGAACACCGTCCTTAGAAGCAACTTTTTTAATGCCTTAA
- the qoxC gene encoding cytochrome aa3 quinol oxidase subunit III has product MSASVNTSLPLEYQTEQNRFNILGFWIFLGAEIVLFATLFAVYGVLSERYAGGPTHQDIIMVKEVMIQTFLLLTSSFTCGLAIFEMRRNNLKGLITWFIITLLLGLGFLYMEINEFIHYIHIGASMQESAFLSSLWVLLGTHGAHVAFGIIWGTMLIIQLWKRGLTPVTARKTFIIGLYWHFLDVVWIFIFTFVYLKGMVL; this is encoded by the coding sequence ATGTCAGCTAGTGTAAATACGTCATTACCTTTGGAATATCAAACAGAGCAAAACCGTTTTAATATCCTGGGTTTCTGGATTTTCCTTGGAGCTGAGATTGTTCTATTTGCAACTCTCTTCGCAGTATATGGAGTCCTAAGCGAGCGTTATGCCGGTGGACCTACTCATCAGGATATTATTATGGTAAAAGAAGTGATGATTCAGACATTCCTACTATTAACGAGTAGCTTTACATGTGGTCTAGCAATCTTTGAGATGCGTCGTAATAATCTAAAAGGGCTTATCACATGGTTTATTATCACCTTACTTCTTGGTCTAGGGTTCCTTTATATGGAGATTAATGAGTTTATCCATTACATCCATATTGGTGCATCGATGCAGGAGAGTGCTTTCCTTTCAAGTTTATGGGTATTACTAGGTACTCACGGTGCACACGTTGCATTCGGTATCATTTGGGGTACGATGTTAATCATTCAGCTTTGGAAAAGAGGCTTAACACCAGTTACTGCTCGTAAAACATTTATCATCGGATTATACTGGCATTTCCTTGATGTGGTTTGGATCTTTATCTTCACATTCGTATATTTAAAAGGGATGGTGCTATAG
- a CDS encoding cytochrome c oxidase subunit II → MKMHLDEKIWLFLSFGMIMGFMIFTGYQTFALEMGPPSHKETIDPNKVDQIAPFDNPGIKQIGENEYEVVMTLQIFSFTPNKIEIPAGATVHFTMTSKDVVHGFQVANTNLNAMVMPGHITKITQTFDEPGEYLVLCNEYCGAGHQLMATTITVK, encoded by the coding sequence ATGAAAATGCATCTTGATGAAAAGATATGGCTATTTTTGAGTTTCGGTATGATTATGGGATTCATGATTTTCACTGGTTATCAGACCTTTGCATTAGAAATGGGACCACCGAGTCATAAGGAAACAATCGATCCAAATAAGGTTGATCAAATTGCTCCATTTGATAACCCAGGTATAAAACAAATTGGTGAAAATGAATATGAAGTTGTAATGACTCTTCAAATTTTTAGCTTCACACCAAACAAAATTGAAATACCAGCGGGAGCAACGGTTCATTTTACAATGACATCTAAAGACGTTGTACATGGTTTTCAAGTCGCAAACACAAATCTAAATGCAATGGTTATGCCAGGGCATATCACAAAGATTACTCAAACATTTGATGAGCCTGGTGAGTATTTAGTGTTATGTAACGAATATTGTGGTGCAGGTCACCAGTTAATGGCTACTACGATTACGGTGAAGTAA
- the qoxB gene encoding cytochrome aa3 quinol oxidase subunit I, with amino-acid sequence MDIRWNEILITGDPLILGAQISIVLTMLGVVGGLTYFKKWKWLWSEWITTVDHKRIGIMYIIAAVLMFFRGGMDGMLMKAQTSRPEMEFLSSQHYNEIFTTHGVIMILFMAMPFLIGLMNVIIPLQIGARDVAFPQLNALSFWLFFSGAMLFNISFVVGGSPDAGWTSYFPLAGKEFSPGIGNNYYAIALQIAGIGTLMTGINFIVTILKMRTKGMTLLKMPMFAWTTLVTSVIIVASFPIFTVALALMTFDRLYGTHFFTVSGGGMDMLWANLFWLWGHPEVYIVALPAFGIFSEVIATFSRKSLFGYKSMVFSIVGIAILSMVVWVHHFYTMGSGPLVNSVFSITTMMIAVPTGVKIFNWLFTMRKGRIKMTTAMLWALAFVPNFVIGGVTGVMLAMGAADYQYHNTLFLVAHFHYVLIPGVVFAVFAGLYYWWPKMFGHMLNERIGKWHFWLFVIGFNLTFMPMFFLGLNGAVRRSFTFSVESGFASLFLLSAIGSVVLAVGFAAFCYNIYWSMRYADRNISSDPWDARTLEWATASPVQHYNFAKLPEVKTLDAFWHMKKNNEGLTLHENEIEKIHMPSNSGQPFIMCVVFGIVGFFLVFEWHILAAIASVGIIAGLIYRSFDYNDGYYVSVDEVKKTEEAWRKGKAEVNKYVS; translated from the coding sequence ATGGACATTAGATGGAATGAAATTTTAATTACAGGTGATCCGTTAATATTAGGAGCACAGATTTCGATAGTATTAACCATGCTTGGTGTAGTTGGAGGATTAACATATTTTAAAAAGTGGAAATGGCTTTGGTCAGAATGGATCACAACTGTTGACCATAAACGTATTGGTATTATGTATATCATTGCTGCTGTATTAATGTTTTTCCGTGGTGGAATGGACGGAATGCTGATGAAGGCACAGACGTCTAGACCAGAAATGGAATTCCTAAGTTCACAGCATTATAACGAGATTTTTACAACTCACGGTGTTATCATGATTCTTTTCATGGCAATGCCTTTCCTTATCGGATTAATGAACGTTATCATTCCTTTACAAATCGGGGCTAGAGACGTTGCGTTTCCACAATTAAATGCACTTAGCTTTTGGCTCTTCTTTAGTGGAGCAATGTTATTTAATATTTCGTTTGTTGTCGGTGGCTCGCCAGATGCTGGTTGGACCTCGTACTTCCCACTTGCAGGGAAAGAGTTCAGTCCTGGTATCGGTAACAACTACTACGCAATCGCACTACAAATTGCGGGTATCGGAACACTAATGACAGGTATTAACTTTATCGTAACAATCTTAAAAATGAGAACTAAAGGTATGACATTACTAAAAATGCCTATGTTCGCGTGGACAACTTTAGTTACGTCTGTAATCATTGTTGCTTCATTCCCAATTTTCACAGTAGCACTAGCATTAATGACGTTTGACCGTCTTTATGGAACACATTTCTTCACAGTATCAGGTGGAGGAATGGATATGCTTTGGGCAAACCTCTTCTGGTTATGGGGACATCCTGAGGTATATATCGTAGCCTTACCAGCTTTCGGTATTTTCTCAGAGGTAATTGCGACATTCTCACGTAAGTCACTCTTTGGTTATAAATCAATGGTATTCTCCATTGTCGGTATTGCGATCTTAAGTATGGTTGTTTGGGTTCACCATTTCTATACAATGGGTTCAGGACCTCTAGTAAACTCAGTTTTCTCGATCACAACGATGATGATTGCTGTACCAACCGGGGTTAAGATATTCAACTGGTTATTCACGATGCGAAAAGGTCGTATTAAGATGACAACGGCTATGCTTTGGGCATTAGCATTTGTACCGAACTTCGTTATCGGTGGGGTTACGGGAGTTATGCTTGCAATGGGAGCAGCAGACTATCAATATCACAACACATTGTTCTTAGTTGCTCACTTCCATTACGTACTAATCCCAGGTGTTGTATTCGCGGTATTCGCAGGACTTTACTACTGGTGGCCGAAGATGTTTGGTCACATGCTTAACGAAAGAATCGGTAAATGGCATTTCTGGTTATTCGTAATCGGGTTTAACTTAACGTTCATGCCAATGTTCTTCCTAGGTCTAAACGGAGCGGTTAGACGTTCGTTTACATTCTCGGTTGAGTCAGGGTTTGCATCATTATTCCTACTTTCAGCTATTGGCTCCGTTGTTTTAGCAGTAGGATTTGCGGCATTCTGTTACAACATCTACTGGAGCATGCGTTATGCAGATCGTAATATTTCTAGTGACCCATGGGATGCTAGAACACTTGAGTGGGCAACAGCTTCTCCAGTTCAACATTATAACTTTGCGAAACTACCAGAAGTTAAAACACTTGATGCTTTCTGGCACATGAAAAAGAATAATGAAGGTTTAACTTTACACGAAAACGAAATTGAGAAAATTCATATGCCAAGTAACTCAGGCCAACCATTCATCATGTGTGTAGTATTTGGTATCGTTGGATTCTTCCTTGTTTTTGAATGGCACATCCTTGCCGCCATTGCGTCAGTGGGTATTATTGCAGGATTAATCTACAGATCGTTTGATTACAACGATGGATACTATGTGAGCGTTGATGAAGTGAAGAAAACAGAGGAAGCTTGGAGAAAAGGGAAGGCTGAGGTGAACAAATATGTCAGCTAG
- a CDS encoding peptidoglycan-binding protein, with product MRYNITQDYIRTGNARSGQEISSVKFIVSHDTGNPGSSAYANRNYFDRQQPSASAHTFIDDQYILEIIPLDEKAWHVQYNKPTDNRLFGADANDAAIGVELCYGGRINFDEAYKRYVWYHAYLCDRFNLNPQRHIVAHSRLDPERRTDPQNALQPRGISWNGFIEDVQNVYNQDFNGNSGGSPNEEPAVKGVSTRLPLREGDSGQFVREIQQELISSGFPLPRFGADGQYGPETEEAVMRFQKRYGLAVDGLVGTNTINKLREVNMQQHATTSVAFPLPEGIYNNGDEGEEVRMIQRALRHLNFDPTYIDGIYGNLTESAVRRFQSTFAALANDGVYGPNTRKYMQMELNDL from the coding sequence AGTCACGATACTGGAAATCCTGGATCCTCTGCTTATGCAAACCGAAATTACTTTGATCGTCAGCAACCCTCAGCATCTGCTCATACATTTATTGATGATCAGTATATTTTAGAAATTATACCTTTAGATGAAAAAGCTTGGCATGTTCAGTACAATAAACCAACAGATAATCGATTATTTGGTGCTGATGCAAATGATGCTGCTATTGGAGTAGAACTTTGCTATGGTGGTCGCATTAATTTTGACGAGGCTTACAAACGATATGTTTGGTACCATGCTTATTTGTGTGATCGGTTTAATCTGAATCCACAAAGACATATCGTGGCCCATAGCCGTTTAGATCCTGAGCGTCGAACAGATCCACAAAATGCACTTCAGCCTCGAGGCATTTCTTGGAACGGTTTTATTGAGGATGTTCAAAATGTCTACAACCAAGACTTTAATGGTAACTCTGGTGGTTCACCAAACGAAGAACCTGCAGTAAAAGGTGTATCTACACGACTTCCATTAAGAGAAGGAGATAGTGGCCAATTCGTAAGGGAGATTCAACAAGAGCTAATTAGTTCTGGTTTCCCACTCCCAAGATTCGGAGCCGATGGCCAATATGGACCTGAGACGGAAGAAGCTGTAATGAGATTCCAAAAGCGTTATGGTTTAGCAGTTGATGGACTCGTAGGTACGAATACCATAAATAAGCTGCGTGAAGTCAATATGCAACAGCATGCTACTACCTCGGTTGCTTTCCCACTCCCTGAAGGTATCTATAATAATGGAGATGAAGGTGAAGAGGTACGTATGATACAAAGAGCCTTAAGACACCTTAACTTTGATCCTACCTATATAGATGGTATATATGGCAACCTTACAGAAAGTGCAGTACGCAGATTTCAATCAACCTTTGCCGCTTTAGCTAATGATGGCGTGTACGGTCCGAATACAAGGAAGTATATGCAAATGGAACTTAATGATCTTTAA
- a CDS encoding cbb3-type cytochrome c oxidase subunit I: METVINSKTQSFKEKTNKVLGISLEDANISKSYLSVAFIALLLGGALGLLQGLNRAGLLELPAWFNYYQVLTAHGILLVVVLSAFFTIGYFYAALSHTLGGLLPVVRKIAWTGFWLKMFGFVLAVIPILLNEASVMFTFYPPMAAHPVFYFGLVFIVLGIWALSIGAFMQVASWRKRNPGQHLPILSFFATGVFVLLVGATLFVAVEVLFLIIPWSLGWVDGINVMLSRTLFWAFGHTAVNIWYLTAVSMWYVIVPKVIGGTRWNDYLTRVVVIALVIMNITGGFHHQIIDPGISESIKYMHVFMSLAIGFPSLMTAYAMFAVFERTARRKGGKGLVGWYKKLPWGDVRFLAPFIAMAAFIPAGVGGIVQSTNQLNQVVHNTLWVVGHFHLTLGMSVVMTFFGVSYWLIPYLSKRVLTPQMNKIGVLQTIIWTVGMLLMSISMHWVGVLGSPRRTSYSTYFDNATALSWDPYLMFLGIGGTLLFIAVIIQVYAVFNMMFFAPKGETEFPIADVEKGEAKTPYMTERWGIWVVLMILTIAMAYVVPIVDMIVNAPPGSPPFKTW, encoded by the coding sequence ATGGAAACAGTTATAAATTCGAAGACACAATCTTTTAAAGAAAAAACAAATAAAGTCCTCGGTATAAGTCTAGAGGATGCAAATATCTCAAAATCGTATTTATCTGTTGCTTTTATCGCATTATTACTTGGAGGAGCACTTGGTCTTTTACAAGGATTAAACCGTGCAGGATTACTAGAACTTCCAGCTTGGTTTAACTATTATCAAGTATTAACCGCACACGGAATTCTACTAGTTGTTGTACTATCAGCTTTCTTTACAATCGGTTACTTTTACGCAGCACTCTCACATACGCTTGGAGGATTACTTCCAGTCGTAAGAAAAATAGCATGGACCGGCTTCTGGTTGAAAATGTTCGGTTTTGTATTAGCCGTTATACCAATCTTACTTAATGAAGCATCGGTTATGTTTACATTCTATCCGCCAATGGCAGCACACCCAGTATTCTACTTTGGATTAGTATTCATCGTATTAGGAATTTGGGCATTATCAATCGGCGCGTTTATGCAAGTTGCTAGCTGGAGAAAAAGAAACCCAGGTCAGCACTTGCCAATCCTTTCATTCTTTGCAACAGGTGTATTTGTCCTATTAGTAGGTGCAACGTTATTCGTAGCAGTTGAGGTATTATTCTTAATCATTCCATGGTCACTTGGATGGGTTGACGGCATTAACGTAATGCTTTCTCGTACACTGTTCTGGGCATTCGGACACACAGCCGTTAATATCTGGTACTTAACAGCAGTTTCAATGTGGTATGTAATCGTACCAAAAGTAATCGGCGGAACTCGCTGGAACGATTATCTAACTCGTGTAGTTGTAATCGCACTTGTAATTATGAACATCACAGGTGGATTCCACCATCAAATTATTGACCCAGGTATTTCAGAGTCAATTAAATACATGCACGTATTCATGAGTTTAGCTATTGGTTTTCCTTCGTTAATGACAGCATACGCAATGTTTGCAGTATTTGAGCGTACAGCTAGAAGAAAAGGTGGAAAAGGTCTTGTAGGCTGGTATAAAAAGTTACCTTGGGGCGATGTTCGTTTCCTAGCACCATTTATCGCAATGGCTGCCTTCATTCCAGCAGGTGTTGGTGGTATCGTTCAAAGTACCAACCAATTAAACCAAGTTGTTCATAATACGTTATGGGTAGTTGGTCACTTCCATTTAACATTAGGTATGTCAGTTGTAATGACTTTCTTTGGAGTAAGTTACTGGTTGATACCATATTTATCAAAACGCGTACTAACTCCGCAAATGAATAAAATTGGAGTTCTTCAAACAATTATCTGGACAGTTGGTATGTTACTAATGTCCATCTCAATGCACTGGGTTGGGGTACTAGGTTCACCACGTAGAACATCTTACTCAACTTATTTCGATAATGCGACAGCGTTAAGCTGGGATCCATATTTAATGTTCTTAGGAATCGGTGGAACATTATTATTCATTGCAGTAATCATTCAAGTCTATGCAGTGTTTAACATGATGTTCTTTGCACCAAAAGGAGAAACAGAGTTCCCGATTGCAGATGTAGAAAAGGGAGAAGCAAAAACTCCATATATGACTGAGCGTTGGGGTATCTGGGTAGTGCTAATGATCTTAACGATTGCAATGGCCTACGTCGTTCCAATCGTAGATATGATTGTTAATGCACCTCCAGGCTCACCACCATTTAAAACTTGGTAA